A genome region from Dickeya dadantii NCPPB 898 includes the following:
- the uraH gene encoding hydroxyisourate hydrolase, producing the protein MSTLSTHILDTALGQPAAGVLVLLERRVHDSWQPVARHHTDDDGRIASFTPDPLPAGHYRLTADIGRWFAAGNREALYVSAQIDVRLGDAGHYHLPFLISPWSWSTYRGS; encoded by the coding sequence ATGAGTACGCTTAGCACCCACATTCTGGATACGGCGCTGGGCCAGCCGGCGGCGGGCGTCCTTGTGCTGCTGGAGCGGCGAGTGCACGACAGCTGGCAACCGGTGGCGCGGCATCATACCGACGATGACGGCCGCATCGCCAGCTTCACGCCCGACCCGCTGCCCGCCGGTCACTACCGCCTGACGGCAGATATCGGCCGCTGGTTTGCCGCCGGCAACCGGGAAGCGTTGTACGTGAGCGCGCAGATTGACGTGCGCCTCGGCGACGCCGGGCATTACCACCTGCCGTTTCTGATTTCGCCCTGGTCGTGGTCTACCTACCGCGGCAGTTGA
- a CDS encoding heavy metal translocating P-type ATPase: protein MSEKHSPTSRRQFQPVALEKPGKALFRPHQQAHVGVVQAAPSSAHAQHSEQSCASHCCDHSAPPQPTSELTSAERTGDQQRTPIRIMQMDCPTEEVMLRKKLDALPEVSELEFNLMQRVMTVTHRYDALDKVLTAIRSLGFEPEVRTENDRTPLPPEQKKAWWPLGLAVVAAAAAEAVEWTGLPEWWAAVLAILAVAASGLTTYRKGWIALRTGNLNINALMSIAVTGALFLQQWPEAAMVMVLFTLAEHIEARSLDRARNAIAGLMNLAPDTATVQQPDGDWREVEAKTVTPGSIVRVRPGERIALDGEITSGHSAVNQAPITGESLPVDKRVGDSVFAGTINESGSFEYRVTAAAANTTLARIIHAVEQAQGTKAPTQRFVDQFARVYTPLVFLGALLVAVLPPLFADGDWLDWTYKALVLLVIACPCALVISTPVTIVSGLAAAARRGILIKGGVFLEKGHALAWLALDKTGTLTHGKPVQTGFESVAGVDDARCRQLAASLASRSDHPVSQAVARAAQQAGTPLIDVDDFSAVAGQGVIGTLQGQRYFLGNQRLARLWLGDAADGITERLSALEQAGNTAIILGDGRQILALMAVADTVKPSSQEAINELHQAGIKTLMLTGDNQHVAQAIARDVGIDEARGNLLPEDKLSQIERLSAQGVTGMVGDGINDTPALARADIGFAMGTMGTDSAIETADVALMNDDLRKIPEFVLISKATRAILIQNIVLALGIKALFLTLTLLGMGTMWMAVFADVGASLLVVGNGLRLLRQAPVSTRQHQQPQPA from the coding sequence ATGTCAGAGAAACATTCACCCACTTCTCGCCGTCAGTTCCAGCCCGTTGCGCTGGAAAAACCGGGCAAGGCCCTGTTCCGGCCGCACCAGCAGGCACATGTCGGGGTGGTCCAGGCGGCACCCAGCTCCGCTCACGCTCAGCACAGCGAGCAATCGTGCGCCAGTCATTGCTGCGACCATTCGGCGCCGCCCCAGCCGACCTCAGAGCTGACGAGTGCGGAACGCACCGGCGACCAGCAGCGCACGCCGATCCGCATCATGCAGATGGACTGCCCGACCGAAGAGGTGATGCTGCGCAAAAAACTCGACGCCCTGCCGGAAGTGAGCGAACTGGAGTTTAACCTGATGCAACGGGTGATGACCGTCACCCACCGCTACGACGCGCTGGACAAGGTGCTGACCGCGATCCGTTCGTTAGGTTTTGAACCCGAAGTCCGCACCGAAAACGACCGTACGCCTCTGCCGCCGGAGCAGAAAAAAGCCTGGTGGCCGCTGGGGCTGGCGGTAGTGGCCGCCGCCGCCGCGGAAGCGGTTGAGTGGACCGGTCTGCCCGAGTGGTGGGCCGCGGTGCTGGCGATTCTCGCCGTGGCGGCCAGCGGGCTGACCACCTACCGCAAAGGCTGGATTGCCCTTCGTACCGGCAACCTGAACATCAACGCGCTGATGAGCATCGCGGTAACCGGCGCGCTTTTCCTGCAACAGTGGCCGGAAGCGGCAATGGTGATGGTGCTGTTTACCCTCGCCGAGCACATTGAGGCGCGTTCGCTGGACAGAGCCCGCAACGCCATCGCCGGGCTGATGAATCTGGCGCCGGACACCGCCACCGTACAACAGCCGGATGGCGACTGGCGCGAAGTAGAAGCCAAAACCGTCACGCCGGGCAGCATCGTGCGGGTGCGCCCCGGCGAACGTATCGCGCTGGATGGTGAAATCACCAGCGGCCACTCCGCCGTCAATCAGGCGCCGATTACCGGGGAAAGCCTGCCGGTGGATAAACGTGTCGGCGACAGCGTGTTTGCCGGCACCATCAATGAAAGCGGCTCGTTTGAATATCGGGTGACGGCGGCGGCGGCCAACACTACGCTGGCGCGCATTATTCACGCGGTGGAACAGGCGCAGGGAACCAAAGCGCCGACGCAGCGGTTTGTCGACCAGTTTGCCCGCGTCTACACCCCACTGGTATTTCTGGGGGCGCTGCTGGTGGCAGTGCTGCCGCCGCTGTTTGCCGATGGCGACTGGCTGGACTGGACCTACAAAGCGTTGGTGCTGTTGGTGATCGCCTGTCCGTGCGCGCTGGTGATTTCCACCCCGGTGACCATCGTCAGCGGGCTGGCGGCGGCGGCGCGGCGCGGCATTCTGATCAAAGGCGGGGTCTTTCTGGAAAAAGGCCATGCCCTCGCCTGGCTGGCGCTGGACAAAACCGGCACCCTGACCCACGGCAAACCGGTACAGACCGGCTTTGAGTCAGTCGCCGGCGTTGACGACGCCCGCTGCCGACAACTGGCCGCCAGCCTGGCCAGCCGTTCCGACCACCCGGTATCGCAGGCGGTGGCGAGAGCGGCGCAACAAGCCGGCACGCCGTTGATCGACGTCGACGATTTCAGCGCCGTCGCCGGACAGGGCGTCATCGGCACCTTACAGGGACAGCGCTATTTCCTCGGCAACCAGCGGCTGGCCAGACTGTGGCTGGGCGACGCGGCCGACGGCATTACCGAGCGGCTGAGCGCACTGGAGCAGGCGGGCAACACTGCGATCATTCTGGGCGACGGGCGACAGATTCTGGCGCTGATGGCGGTGGCAGACACGGTGAAACCCTCCAGTCAGGAAGCGATCAACGAGCTGCATCAGGCCGGCATTAAAACCCTGATGCTCACCGGCGACAATCAGCACGTGGCGCAGGCCATCGCCCGTGATGTGGGGATTGATGAAGCGCGCGGCAACCTGTTGCCGGAAGACAAGCTGTCGCAGATTGAACGGCTGTCGGCGCAGGGCGTGACCGGCATGGTGGGCGACGGCATCAACGATACCCCGGCGCTGGCGCGCGCGGATATCGGTTTCGCCATGGGAACGATGGGCACCGACAGCGCGATTGAAACCGCCGATGTGGCGCTGATGAACGACGACTTGCGCAAAATCCCGGAATTTGTGCTCATTTCCAAAGCCACCCGCGCCATCCTGATCCAGAACATCGTGCTGGCGCTCGGCATCAAGGCGCTGTTCCTGACGCTCACGCTGCTGGGTATGGGCACCATGTGGATGGCGGTGTTCGCCGATGTCGGCGCCAGCCTGCTGGTGGTGGGCAACGGCCTGCGGCTGCTGCGTCAGGCGCCGGTTAGCACACGCCAACATCAGCAGCCTCAACCGGCGTAA
- the cadR gene encoding Cd(II)/Pb(II)-responsive transcriptional regulator, with the protein MKIGDLAKATNTTPETIRFYEKKGLLPEPERTEGNYRHYYQFHVDRLRFIRNCRSLDMNHDEIRALITLSEQPAASCEGVNVLLNEHLGHVEARIAELQQLKAQLMHISQRCQVTQTVDGCGILHGLSALEPEESGTGHTHLG; encoded by the coding sequence ATGAAAATCGGCGATCTGGCGAAAGCGACCAACACCACACCGGAAACCATTCGTTTTTATGAGAAGAAAGGGCTATTGCCCGAACCGGAACGCACCGAAGGGAACTACCGTCACTATTATCAGTTTCATGTTGATCGGCTGCGGTTTATCCGTAACTGCCGTTCGCTGGACATGAACCATGATGAAATCCGCGCTCTGATTACGCTGAGCGAGCAGCCGGCCGCCAGCTGCGAGGGGGTGAACGTGTTGCTGAATGAACATCTGGGGCACGTGGAAGCGCGCATCGCCGAGCTGCAGCAACTGAAAGCGCAACTGATGCACATCAGCCAGCGCTGTCAGGTGACGCAGACGGTGGACGGTTGCGGCATCCTGCACGGTTTGTCTGCGCTGGAACCCGAAGAAAGCGGCACCGGTCATACGCATTTGGGGTGA
- the ahpF gene encoding alkyl hydroperoxide reductase subunit F: protein MLDNNMQLQLKAYLEKLTKPVELVATLDDSAKSAEVRELLTEIAGLSDKVSFFENNDLPVRKPSFLITNPGSANGPRFAGAPMGHEFTSLVLALLQTGGHPSKEAKELLDQIRDLDGKFHFETYYSLTCHNCPDVVQALNLMSVLNPNVTHTAIDGGVFQDEIKDRNIMGVPTVFLNGEHFSQGRMSLGEIVGKIDTGANARVVDKLNSRPVYDVLIVGSGPAGAAAAVYAARKGIRTGLMGERFGGQILDTVDIENYISVPKTEGAKLATALKTHVDDYDVDVIDLQSAQKLIPASEPGQPHQIETVSGAVLKSRSIIIATGARWRNMNVPGEDQYRTRGVTYCPHCDGPLFKGKHVAVIGGGNSGVEAAIDLAGVVKHVTLLEFAPELKADSVLQNKLRSLPNVDVIVNAQTSEVLGDGQKVTGLQYKDRVTDSVHKLALEGIFVQIGLLPNTGWLEGAVDRNRIGEIEIDARCETSVKGVFAAGDCTTVPYKQIIIATGEGAKASLSAFDYLIRTQA, encoded by the coding sequence ATGCTCGACAATAATATGCAGCTCCAGTTGAAAGCCTATCTGGAAAAATTAACCAAACCTGTTGAGTTAGTGGCGACGCTGGACGACTCAGCCAAATCCGCTGAAGTTCGGGAACTGCTGACCGAAATCGCCGGGTTGTCCGATAAAGTCAGTTTCTTTGAAAATAACGATCTGCCGGTGCGTAAGCCTTCGTTCCTGATAACCAATCCGGGGTCGGCCAACGGGCCGCGTTTTGCCGGTGCGCCGATGGGACATGAATTTACCTCGCTGGTGCTGGCGTTGCTGCAAACCGGTGGTCACCCGTCGAAAGAAGCGAAAGAATTACTCGATCAAATCCGCGATCTGGACGGTAAGTTCCACTTTGAAACCTATTACTCGCTGACCTGCCACAACTGCCCGGATGTGGTGCAGGCGCTGAATTTAATGTCCGTTCTGAACCCGAACGTCACCCACACCGCGATTGACGGCGGCGTGTTTCAGGATGAGATCAAAGACCGCAATATCATGGGGGTGCCCACGGTATTCCTCAACGGCGAACATTTCAGCCAGGGCCGCATGAGCCTGGGGGAAATCGTCGGTAAGATCGACACCGGCGCCAACGCCCGCGTGGTCGACAAGCTGAACAGCCGCCCGGTGTATGACGTGCTGATCGTCGGCAGTGGCCCGGCGGGCGCGGCAGCGGCCGTATACGCGGCCCGTAAGGGGATCCGCACCGGTCTGATGGGCGAGCGTTTCGGCGGCCAGATTCTGGATACCGTCGATATCGAAAACTACATTTCGGTGCCGAAGACCGAAGGCGCCAAACTGGCGACCGCGCTGAAAACCCACGTGGACGACTACGATGTCGATGTTATCGATCTGCAGAGCGCGCAGAAACTGATTCCGGCTTCCGAACCGGGTCAGCCGCACCAGATTGAAACCGTCTCCGGCGCGGTGCTGAAATCCCGCAGCATCATCATTGCCACCGGCGCGCGCTGGCGCAACATGAACGTGCCGGGCGAAGATCAGTACCGCACCCGCGGCGTGACCTATTGCCCGCACTGCGACGGCCCGCTGTTTAAAGGTAAGCACGTGGCGGTGATCGGCGGCGGCAACTCTGGCGTGGAAGCGGCCATCGACCTGGCGGGTGTGGTGAAACATGTGACCCTGCTGGAGTTCGCGCCGGAGCTGAAAGCGGATTCGGTGTTGCAGAACAAACTGCGCAGCCTGCCGAACGTGGACGTTATCGTGAACGCCCAGACCAGCGAAGTGCTGGGCGACGGCCAGAAAGTCACCGGCCTGCAGTACAAGGATCGCGTTACTGACAGCGTTCACAAGCTGGCGCTGGAAGGGATTTTCGTGCAGATCGGCCTGCTGCCAAACACCGGCTGGCTGGAAGGCGCGGTTGACCGCAACCGTATTGGTGAAATCGAGATCGATGCCCGCTGCGAAACCAGCGTGAAAGGCGTATTTGCGGCGGGCGACTGCACCACCGTGCCTTACAAGCAGATCATTATCGCCACCGGCGAAGGCGCCAAGGCTTCCCTGAGCGCGTTTGATTATCTGATCAGAACCCAGGCGTGA
- a CDS encoding DUF1868 domain-containing protein, whose protein sequence is MNPLRRRFVLQLPLLAYGMSLFANARADDTFRTMRPSGSLVPTPRDIGGKFNPDGSVRRFPGNTIISHIPLGSSASNAFTAVRDTLRQQDFSPSLAFTPPSSYHMTVFEGVTESKRKLPFWPADLPTDAPMQSCTDHLARKLVGFDLQATLPFKLRITDFNARQDSGATLRLTPADDNEERKLRTLRDRLSERLAIRAPDHDTYRFHVTLGYLVRWMTEEESEAYLKVQQACLRYLQQQVPVLEVGVPEFCVFNDMFAFDTQFNVGQPVITVPLTA, encoded by the coding sequence ATGAACCCGTTACGCCGCCGCTTCGTCTTACAATTGCCGTTGCTGGCTTACGGTATGTCGTTGTTCGCCAACGCCAGAGCCGACGACACGTTCAGAACCATGCGCCCATCCGGTTCTCTGGTGCCCACGCCGCGCGACATCGGCGGCAAATTCAATCCCGACGGCAGCGTCAGGCGCTTCCCCGGCAACACCATTATTTCCCACATCCCACTGGGTTCTAGCGCGTCGAATGCCTTTACCGCGGTGCGCGATACGCTCAGACAGCAGGATTTCAGCCCCAGCCTGGCCTTCACCCCGCCCTCCAGTTACCACATGACGGTGTTTGAAGGCGTGACCGAATCCAAACGCAAATTACCGTTCTGGCCGGCCGACCTGCCGACCGACGCGCCCATGCAAAGCTGTACCGACCATCTGGCGCGTAAGCTGGTGGGATTCGATCTGCAAGCCACGCTGCCGTTTAAACTGCGTATCACCGACTTCAACGCCCGGCAGGACTCCGGCGCCACGCTGCGCCTGACGCCGGCGGATGACAATGAAGAACGCAAGTTGCGCACCCTGCGGGATCGGCTGTCCGAACGGCTGGCGATCCGCGCGCCGGACCACGATACCTATCGCTTTCACGTTACGTTGGGATATCTGGTGCGCTGGATGACGGAAGAGGAATCGGAAGCGTATCTGAAAGTTCAGCAGGCGTGCCTGCGCTATCTGCAACAGCAGGTGCCGGTGCTGGAAGTGGGCGTGCCGGAGTTCTGCGTCTTCAACGATATGTTCGCGTTCGATACCCAGTTTAACGTCGGCCAGCCGGTCATCACTGTGCCGCTGACCGCCTGA
- the uraD gene encoding 2-oxo-4-hydroxy-4-carboxy-5-ureidoimidazoline decarboxylase, with translation MITLEQFNLLNVSEAVALLTPCVALPGWAKQVTAGRPYGNRAALLAAGLQATKGWQEEELAQALRTHPRIGEPAHSATPEAGLSRQEQAVVRTNDNTLTNALRTGNARYESQFGRVFLIRAKGRSGEEILQILHRRLQNTPQQETAEALEQLRQITLLRLEGTIGE, from the coding sequence ATGATCACGTTAGAACAGTTTAATCTGCTCAATGTCAGCGAAGCGGTGGCGCTGCTAACACCGTGCGTGGCCCTGCCCGGCTGGGCCAAACAGGTCACCGCCGGCCGGCCCTACGGCAACCGTGCGGCGTTGCTGGCGGCCGGATTACAGGCGACTAAAGGCTGGCAGGAAGAAGAACTGGCTCAGGCGTTGCGCACGCACCCGCGCATCGGCGAGCCGGCGCACAGTGCGACGCCGGAAGCCGGTTTGTCCCGTCAGGAACAGGCGGTGGTGCGCACCAACGATAACACGCTGACCAACGCATTACGGACGGGCAACGCCCGTTACGAATCTCAGTTTGGCCGGGTGTTTCTGATTCGCGCCAAAGGCCGCAGCGGCGAAGAAATCCTGCAAATTCTGCATCGCCGGCTGCAAAACACGCCTCAGCAGGAAACGGCGGAAGCGCTGGAACAGTTGCGCCAGATTACCCTGCTCAGACTGGAAGGAACGATCGGCGAATGA
- a CDS encoding ABC transporter substrate-binding protein, with protein MGLLLGLSAVTAQASGFPVTVQSCGKPLTFTQAPQRAIINDLNMSEMAFALHLQPQIVGLTGISGWYKMTPEFRRQMGTIPELSPKYPSLETLLAASPDFFFAGWNYGMKVGGDVTPDTLAKYGVKTLVLSESCIFEDQHRPRASMDLLYGDELTLGKIFGREEQAQALVEQWKARLAALPTPPSGQAPLKVFVYDSGEDKPFTSGVYAMPTAIIDAAGGRNVMDGMAASWATTSWETVAAAEPDLIILLDYQNGGGAAALQHFLEAHPLMKHTPAVAHQRYLKLQYAELTPGPANIDAIEKLAHALYPAAAR; from the coding sequence ATGGGGCTGTTGTTGGGATTGAGCGCCGTCACGGCGCAGGCGTCGGGGTTCCCGGTGACGGTACAGAGTTGCGGTAAGCCGCTGACCTTCACCCAGGCGCCGCAGCGCGCCATCATCAACGATCTCAACATGTCCGAAATGGCGTTTGCGCTGCATCTGCAACCGCAGATTGTCGGCCTGACCGGCATCAGCGGCTGGTACAAGATGACGCCGGAATTCCGCCGGCAAATGGGGACGATTCCGGAGTTGTCGCCGAAATACCCGTCGCTGGAAACCTTGCTGGCTGCCAGTCCGGATTTCTTCTTCGCCGGCTGGAACTACGGCATGAAAGTGGGCGGCGACGTCACGCCGGACACGCTGGCGAAATACGGCGTCAAAACGCTGGTGCTGAGTGAAAGCTGTATTTTTGAAGACCAGCATCGTCCGCGCGCCAGCATGGATTTGCTGTACGGCGACGAACTGACGCTGGGGAAAATTTTCGGCCGCGAGGAACAGGCGCAGGCGCTGGTGGAACAGTGGAAGGCACGGCTGGCGGCCTTGCCTACACCGCCGTCGGGTCAGGCGCCGCTCAAGGTATTCGTCTATGACTCCGGCGAGGATAAACCCTTTACCAGCGGCGTTTACGCCATGCCGACCGCCATTATCGACGCCGCGGGCGGCCGCAATGTAATGGACGGTATGGCGGCAAGCTGGGCCACCACCTCCTGGGAAACGGTGGCAGCGGCGGAGCCGGATCTGATCATTCTGCTGGATTACCAGAACGGCGGCGGCGCGGCGGCGTTGCAGCATTTTCTGGAGGCTCACCCGCTGATGAAACACACCCCGGCGGTGGCGCATCAGCGCTATCTGAAGCTGCAATACGCCGAGCTGACGCCGGGGCCGGCCAATATCGACGCGATTGAAAAGCTCGCTCACGCGCTCTATCCGGCTGCGGCCCGATGA
- the ahpC gene encoding alkyl hydroperoxide reductase subunit C: MSVINTKVKPFKNQAFKDGQFIEVTEKSIEGKWSVFFFYPADFTFVCPTELGDVADYYDEFQKIGVDIYSVSTDTHFTHKAWHGSSDTIAKIKYAMIGDPTCQLTRNFENLREDQGLADRGTFIVDPEGIIQAVEITAEGIGRDASDLLRKVKAAQYVASHPGEVCPAKWKEGDATLAPSLDLVGKI, translated from the coding sequence ATGTCCGTTATCAATACTAAAGTTAAACCGTTTAAAAACCAGGCCTTTAAAGATGGTCAGTTCATCGAAGTGACCGAGAAAAGCATCGAAGGCAAATGGAGCGTGTTCTTCTTCTATCCGGCTGACTTTACGTTTGTCTGCCCGACCGAATTGGGCGACGTAGCGGATTATTACGACGAGTTCCAGAAAATCGGCGTAGATATCTACTCTGTGTCCACCGACACCCACTTTACTCACAAAGCCTGGCACGGCAGCTCCGACACCATCGCCAAAATCAAATACGCGATGATCGGCGACCCGACCTGCCAGCTGACCCGCAACTTCGAAAACCTGCGTGAAGACCAGGGTCTGGCTGACCGCGGCACCTTCATCGTTGACCCGGAAGGCATCATCCAGGCGGTGGAAATCACGGCGGAAGGCATCGGCCGCGACGCGTCCGACCTGCTGCGCAAAGTGAAAGCCGCTCAGTACGTGGCGTCTCACCCAGGTGAAGTGTGCCCGGCTAAATGGAAAGAAGGCGATGCTACGCTGGCGCCGTCTCTGGACCTGGTTGGCAAAATCTAA
- a CDS encoding DapH/DapD/GlmU-related protein — translation MCPQPPSPVLSPEPRLASDVKAHHIELGRWTEVAERTVLNHVSLGDYSYIMNDCDLMFTRIGKFTSIASHVRINPSNHPWWRPTLHHFTYRPGKYRLSDNPATVDEEIFTWRQQDNVVIGHDVWIGHGAIVLPGVTIGNGAIVGAGSIVTKSVPAWTVVVGNPARVLRPRFEDPAVAEKLEQLSWWDWPDEKIRDHLHLFQQDVTAFVDYFYRDPSLPIQSDQLPR, via the coding sequence ATGTGCCCTCAACCGCCATCGCCGGTGCTCAGCCCGGAACCCCGCCTTGCCAGTGATGTAAAAGCTCACCATATCGAATTGGGACGTTGGACCGAAGTGGCTGAACGTACCGTACTCAACCATGTTTCGCTGGGTGATTACAGCTACATCATGAACGATTGCGACCTGATGTTTACCCGCATCGGCAAATTTACCTCGATCGCCTCGCATGTGCGCATCAATCCCAGCAACCACCCGTGGTGGCGGCCGACGCTGCATCATTTCACCTATCGCCCCGGTAAATACCGCCTGAGCGATAACCCGGCGACGGTGGACGAGGAAATTTTCACCTGGCGCCAGCAGGATAACGTGGTGATCGGCCATGATGTCTGGATCGGTCATGGCGCGATCGTGCTGCCGGGCGTGACCATCGGCAACGGCGCCATTGTCGGAGCGGGCAGCATCGTGACCAAATCGGTACCGGCCTGGACGGTGGTGGTCGGCAACCCGGCGCGGGTGCTGCGTCCGCGCTTTGAAGACCCGGCGGTAGCGGAAAAGCTGGAGCAACTGAGCTGGTGGGACTGGCCGGACGAGAAGATCCGCGATCATCTCCACCTGTTCCAGCAGGATGTGACCGCGTTTGTCGACTATTTCTATCGCGACCCGTCGCTCCCGATTCAATCTGATCAACTGCCGCGGTAG
- a CDS encoding FecCD family ABC transporter permease produces MRARRHYTLICLLIVTLLLAMMLFSTAVGAIRIPLAQVLAALTPDHGDAPDSVRRIVLELRLPRTLLAAITGAGLAMVGALLQTTTRNDLADPFLFGLSSGASAGAVLVITRFGEWFGAFTLPVAAFGGGICSALAVMLLFFLRQGRQAEHLVICGLAISFLFGALTSYLAFSGDQRAASSVLFWSLGGLGLARWENLPVALSSLALLVGLVLARWRALDSLLAGEQTAASLGVHVNRLRIDVFLCCALATALLVSLTGVIGFVGLMVPHLCRPLAGARHRRLIPLCGLLGAALLCGGDTLSRVLLPSQELPVGIVTAGLGGVFVIVLLAKR; encoded by the coding sequence ATGAGGGCGCGCCGTCATTACACGCTGATCTGCCTGCTGATAGTAACCCTGCTTCTGGCGATGATGCTGTTCAGCACCGCGGTGGGCGCTATCCGTATTCCGCTGGCGCAGGTGCTGGCGGCGCTGACGCCGGATCACGGCGACGCGCCGGACAGCGTGCGCCGCATCGTGCTGGAACTGCGCCTGCCGCGCACCCTGCTGGCGGCGATCACCGGCGCCGGGCTGGCGATGGTCGGCGCACTGCTGCAAACCACCACCCGCAACGATCTGGCGGATCCGTTTCTGTTCGGCTTGTCCTCCGGCGCGTCGGCGGGCGCGGTGCTGGTGATCACCCGTTTTGGCGAATGGTTCGGCGCGTTCACGCTGCCGGTCGCGGCGTTTGGCGGCGGCATTTGCTCGGCGCTGGCGGTGATGCTGCTGTTTTTCCTACGACAGGGACGGCAGGCCGAGCATCTGGTGATCTGCGGGCTGGCTATTTCGTTTTTGTTTGGCGCGCTCACCAGTTATCTGGCGTTCTCCGGCGACCAGCGTGCCGCCAGTTCGGTGCTGTTCTGGTCGCTGGGCGGGCTGGGGCTGGCGCGCTGGGAAAATCTGCCAGTGGCGTTAAGTAGCCTGGCGTTGCTGGTTGGGTTAGTGCTGGCGCGCTGGCGGGCGCTGGATAGCCTGCTGGCCGGGGAGCAGACGGCGGCGTCGCTGGGGGTTCACGTCAACCGGTTGCGGATCGACGTGTTTCTGTGTTGCGCGCTGGCGACGGCATTGCTGGTGTCGCTGACCGGCGTGATCGGGTTTGTCGGGCTGATGGTGCCGCATCTGTGCCGCCCGCTGGCCGGGGCGCGCCATCGGCGGCTGATCCCGCTGTGTGGCTTGCTGGGGGCGGCGCTGCTGTGCGGCGGCGATACCCTCAGCCGGGTGTTGCTGCCGTCGCAGGAACTGCCGGTGGGGATTGTTACCGCCGGGTTGGGAGGCGTTTTCGTGATTGTTCTGCTGGCAAAACGTTAG
- a CDS encoding ABC transporter ATP-binding protein, protein MWQAMPPLLRVEHLNVAHYAGQPLLTDIHFTVGSGECLAIVGPNGSGKSTLLRALLHDPPPASGCVWLGDKPLAQLSRAQRARRIALMSQHDSPSLALTVEEYVSLGCLPHANALSLSAQQATVAQVLDETGLSPLRQRSLAALSGGERQRAFLARALAQRPDLLLLDEPTNHLDPPGRAALLALVRQRGIAVVAVLHDLSLVEPFADRVLVLCQGRQACWDVPSRALASDCIYPVFGIRSFTVPHPETGLPFRLFDAPAGACGFITRGSL, encoded by the coding sequence ATGTGGCAGGCCATGCCGCCTTTACTGCGGGTAGAACATTTGAACGTGGCGCATTACGCCGGCCAGCCTTTGCTTACCGATATTCATTTTACGGTCGGGAGCGGGGAGTGCCTGGCGATTGTCGGCCCTAACGGCAGCGGCAAATCCACGCTGTTGCGTGCGTTGCTGCACGACCCGCCGCCGGCAAGCGGCTGTGTCTGGCTGGGCGATAAACCGCTGGCGCAGCTGTCCCGGGCGCAACGGGCGCGACGTATCGCGCTGATGAGCCAGCATGACTCCCCCAGTCTCGCGTTAACGGTGGAGGAGTACGTGTCGCTTGGCTGTTTGCCGCATGCGAATGCGCTGTCGCTGTCGGCGCAACAAGCCACGGTGGCGCAGGTGCTGGATGAAACCGGCTTGTCGCCACTACGGCAGCGCAGCCTGGCGGCGCTGTCCGGCGGGGAGCGTCAGCGGGCGTTTCTGGCGCGCGCGCTGGCGCAGCGCCCGGATCTGCTGCTGCTGGACGAACCGACCAACCATCTCGACCCGCCTGGTCGAGCGGCGCTGCTGGCGCTGGTGCGGCAGCGCGGCATCGCCGTGGTGGCGGTATTACACGATTTGTCGCTGGTGGAGCCGTTCGCCGATCGGGTGCTGGTGCTGTGTCAGGGCCGACAGGCATGTTGGGATGTGCCGTCGCGGGCGCTCGCCAGCGATTGTATCTACCCGGTGTTCGGCATTCGCAGCTTCACGGTTCCGCATCCGGAAACCGGCCTGCCGTTTCGCTTGTTTGACGCGCCCGCAGGCGCGTGTGGATTCATTACCAGAGGAAGTCTATGA